The window TTGGAATAAATAATTTCCTTACCATTGGTACTCCAGGCAAAATCCATTTCATAGGTATTGAAGCCGGCAACAGGAACTGTAGTGACTTTAAAAGGATTGGATCCATCTGGATTGGCGGTGTAAATATGGGTACTACCACCTTCAGTTCTGAGAAAGGCAATGAGACCTGCATTATTATTTTTCCGTGGCCGCCAGCTGTTATAAGAAGAATCTGTGAACTGAAAATTATTTCCCTGCTCATCGCTTGACATGATGACAAAGTTACCATTCAGTTTTCTCACATAATGATATCGGTTAGCCGGAACCGTATTGGTTGTAAACTTACTGGTCTGGCTTAAAACTGGCTGGTGAATGCCGTCCGAAACAGACACCTGCCAGAAGTAACTTACACCAAACTTCAGATTTGAAAGTGTATAATGATTCACTTTCAAATCATTAACCTGAATCACATTAGTGTCAAGATTATTTTTAATTGTTAAACTATATTTTAATACATCTGCTGTATCCGGATCTGTTGCGCTCCAGGTAAGTTCAACATTTAATGGCTGATTGACCGCATTATCTATCGGACTAAGAAGCTGCGGTGCGGTAGGCGGCGAATTTAATGAAGTATCATCATCCATTTCAAATACTACGGTGACCACCTGATTTTGATTCTGCATGTTTACAGACTGAAAACTTGTAATATATCCTGAAAGTTCAGCTTTTACAGAATAATTACCTACCGGCATTGCTGCAATTTCGAAAGACCCGTCAGTACCACTGAACACCGTTTGCGTTGTGGGATTGGTAAAGATCTTTACATTAGCAAGGGGTACATTGCTCCCTCTTTTCACTACTTTTCCTTTTAGCATTCCTGTCTGAGCTTGTTCTACAAGGTCTTCATTACATGAAAACAGACAAAAAAATAGGAGGAATATGCTGAGTATTTTGATTAAGGTTTTCATAATTCATGTTTTTATTTGTTTCCAAGGTAAAAGTTGATTCCCAATCCAAAACGCAAGGCCTGATCTTTTCTTTTTCCGTTAACAAGTCCTTCCCAATCATCTTTAAATCCAAGATCGTATTGTGCAGAGGCTCTCAATGAAAAATTATGATCGATCATATATTCAATCCCGCCTCCGAACTGCCCTTTGTATTGAGGTTTATATTTAGAGTACAAGGCTCCTGCCCCACCATACACGTATGGACTGAATCTGTATTTCGGAAAAAGAATGTATTCCAGGTTCACTTCAGGAC of the Chryseobacterium capnotolerans genome contains:
- a CDS encoding carboxypeptidase-like regulatory domain-containing protein; translation: MKTLIKILSIFLLFFCLFSCNEDLVEQAQTGMLKGKVVKRGSNVPLANVKIFTNPTTQTVFSGTDGSFEIAAMPVGNYSVKAELSGYITSFQSVNMQNQNQVVTVVFEMDDDTSLNSPPTAPQLLSPIDNAVNQPLNVELTWSATDPDTADVLKYSLTIKNNLDTNVIQVNDLKVNHYTLSNLKFGVSYFWQVSVSDGIHQPVLSQTSKFTTNTVPANRYHYVRKLNGNFVIMSSDEQGNNFQFTDSSYNSWRPRKNNNAGLIAFLRTEGGSTHIYTANPDGSNPFKVTTVPVAGFNTYEMDFAWSTNGKEIIYSNFNKLYRINKDGSGLMLVYTTPDGSMISECDWSYDGSKIAIKTNDYNGYNTNIYVIDMMGNILKTVLSGAAGASGGLNFSVDGQLLLFTRDLSGYQDGSGNYRQLDSHIFIYNLTDNTVNDISAESEKVMGTNDLDPRFSPNNAQVIFMNTSNDNISQRNVMVIDLNSSLTDLSRSTLFSNGEMPDYE